The Harpia harpyja isolate bHarHar1 chromosome 13, bHarHar1 primary haplotype, whole genome shotgun sequence genome contains a region encoding:
- the CHRM3 gene encoding muscarinic acetylcholine receptor M3, with product MLTHYQFYFQKRSSQNYAVPDPTSHFDVPHWTILCQRATMIMQNNSSASPLFSNVSSFWRRDSHGPGLLDEAASLIGSYDFPQTTESFPFSTVESTNMSLNATSKDPLGGHTVWQVVLIAFLTGILALVTIIGNILVIVAFKVNKQLKTVNNYFLLSLACADLIIGVISMNLYTTYIIMDHWALGNLACDLWLSIDYVASNASVMNLLVISFDRYFSITRPLTYRAKRTTKRAGVMIGLAWIISFVLWAPAILFWQYFVGERTVPPDECFIQFLSEPIITFGTAIAAFYLPVTIMSILYWRIYKETEKRTKELAGLQASGSEAEAARFVHQTGSSRSCSSYELQRQSMKRSTRRKYRRCHFWLTMKSWEPNADQGDQEHSSSDSWNNNDAAASLENSASSDEEDIAAETRAIYSIVLKLPGHSAILSSTKLPSSEDLHESGDELQKSDTESKEKKPKKLHPPKSVQDGGNFQKSFSKLPIQPGSAETTTASDGISSVTKASAALPLSFKEATLAKKFALKTRSQITKRKRMSLIKEKKAAQTLSAILFAFIITWTPYNIMVLVNTFCSCIPKTFWNLGYWLCYINSTVNPMCYALCNKTFRNTFKMLLLCQCDKRKRRKQQYQQRQSVIFHKRIPREAS from the coding sequence aCTATGTCAGAGAGCCACAATGATCATGCAAAATAATAGTTCAGCCTCGCCCCTGTTTTCAAATGTGAGCTCCTTCTGGAGGAGAGATTCGCATGGGCCAGGACTCCTTGATGAAGCAGCATCGCTCATCGGCAGCTATGATTTCCCTCAGACCACAGAGAGTTTTCCCTTCTCCACTGTGGAATCAACAAAcatgtccctaaatgccacaAGCAAAGACCCTCTGGGTGGACACACTGTCTGGCAAGTAGTTTTGATTGCTTTCCTCACTGGGATCCTTGCACTGGTGACCATCATAGGAAACATCCTAGTGATTGTTGCATTTAAGGTtaacaaacagctgaaaacagtCAACAACTACTTCTTGTTGAGTCTTGCTTGTGCAGATTTGATCATCGGTGTTATTTCCATGAATCTTTACACCACATACATCATCATGGACCACTGGGCTTTGGGAAACTTGGCCTGTGATCTTTGGCTCTCCATTGACTATGTCGCCAGTAATGCCTCTGTCATGAATCTCCTTGTCATAAGTTTTGACAGGTATTTTTCCATCACTAGGCCACTTACATACAGAGCCAAACGAACAACCAAAAGGGCTGGGGTGATGATTGGTTTAGCATGGATCATCTCTTTTGTTCTTTGGGCCCCTGCCATCTTGTTCTGGCAGTATTTTGTTGGTGAGAGGACTGTGCCTCCTGATGAATGTTTCATCCAGTTTCTAAGTGAACCTATCATCACTTTTGGCACTGCCATAGCTGCCTTTTACTTGCCAGTCACCATTATGAGTATTTTGTATTGGAGGATCTACAAGGAGACCGAGAAACGCACCAAAGAGTTAGCAGGGCTACAGGCTTCGGGCAGTGAAGCAGAGGCAGCACGCTTCGTCCACCAGACAGGCAGCTCCCGGAGCTGCAGCAGCTACGAGCTGCAGCGGCAGAGCATGAAACGCTCCACCCGAAGGAAATACAGACGCTGCCACTTCTGGCTCACAATGAAGAGCTGGGAACCCAACGCAGACCAGGGGGACCAAGAGCACAGCAGCAGCGACAGCTGGAACAACAATgatgctgctgcctcccttgAGAATTCAGCCTCCTCTGATGAGGAAGACATCGCTGCAGAAACCAGAGCCATCTATTCAATCGTGCTGAAGCTACCTGGTCACAGCGCCATCCTCAGTTCGACAAAACTACCCTCCTCGGAAGATTTGCATGAGTCAGGGGATGAACTGCAGAAATCCGACACGGAATCGAAGGAAAAGAAACCTAAAAAATTGCACCCTCCCAAAAGTGTTCAGGATGGTGGAAACTTCCAAAAGAGCTTTTCTAAGCTTCCAATTCAGCCAGGGTCAGCAGAGACAACCACAGCTTCTGATGGCATCTCATCAGTGACCAAGGCATCTGCAGCCCTGCCCTTGTCCTTCAAGGAAGCAACCCTGGCAAAAAAGTTTGCCTTGAAGACCAGAAGTCAGATCACAAAGCGAAAACGAATGTCACTTATCAAAGAAAAGAAAGCGGCACAGACACTCAGTGCCATTTTGTTTGCCTTCATCATTACCTGGACCCCATATAACATCATGGTTCTGGTGAACACCTTTTGCAGCTGTATCCCCAAAACTTTCTGGAACCTGGGGTACTGGCTTTGCTACATCAATAGCACAGTGAACCCCATGTGCTATGCACTGTGTAACAAAACATTCAGAAACACTTTCAAGATGCTACTGCTGTGCCAGTGTGACAAACGAAAACGACGCAAACAGCAGTATCAGCAAAGGCAGTCCGTCATTTTTCATAAGCGGATCCCTAGGGAGGCTTCATAG